Proteins from one Aureimonas sp. SA4125 genomic window:
- the cysC gene encoding adenylyl-sulfate kinase — MPGDRTPELPTLHLLTCGSVDDGKSTLIGRLLFEQHSILDDQLQALRDLSRKQGAADVDFALLVDGLEAEMEQGITIDVAYRHFATPGRSFLVADTPGHEQYTRNMATAASNCDLAILLVNAKKGLLTQTRRHAYIASLLGVRHFVLAVNKIDLVDYREAEFREISDAFKAYADILGLDSFTAIPLSASLGDNVSTPSEKLAWYRGPTLIEHLEQVAVDNPRLARPLRLPIQLVTRVDADQRFYAGTIETGVLAAGQEVVVACSGRRTTIARIVSSDGDKTSAEAGDAVMIALADNVDLARGDLLVAPRDRPVVADQFAAHVVWMSDIRLLPGRSYLMKIGTRTLPVTVSELKHRVEIDGLTHIAAKTLGLNEIGYCNLSVSMQIAFDAFCDNPGTGSFVLIDRRTNATLGAGIIDFALRRATNVHHQELTVTKTARAALKHQRPAVIWFTGLSGAGKSTIANIVEIKLHSRGLHTTLLDGDNVRHGLNKNLGFTDVDRIENIRRVGEVAKLMVDAGLIVLCSFISPFQAERDIVRSLVDSSEFLEVFVDAPLETCIARDPKGLYKRALAGELRNFTGIDQAYERPSNPEIALMAGGSTPDRLADEVIRTLEERGIVSAW; from the coding sequence ATGCCAGGTGACCGCACGCCCGAGTTGCCGACGCTTCACCTTCTGACCTGCGGTTCCGTCGATGACGGCAAGTCGACTCTGATCGGCCGCCTGTTGTTCGAGCAGCACTCCATCCTGGACGACCAGCTTCAGGCGCTGCGGGATCTGTCACGCAAGCAGGGCGCGGCCGACGTTGATTTCGCGTTGCTTGTCGACGGACTCGAGGCCGAAATGGAGCAGGGCATCACGATCGATGTCGCTTACCGCCACTTCGCCACGCCAGGACGAAGCTTCCTCGTCGCGGACACGCCGGGACACGAGCAGTATACCCGCAACATGGCGACGGCGGCCTCCAATTGCGATCTCGCCATCCTCCTCGTCAACGCGAAGAAGGGTCTCCTGACCCAGACCCGTCGACACGCCTATATCGCCTCACTCCTCGGAGTCCGGCACTTTGTGCTGGCCGTCAACAAGATTGATCTCGTCGACTATCGCGAGGCTGAGTTTCGCGAGATCAGCGATGCGTTCAAGGCCTATGCCGATATTCTGGGACTGGACTCCTTCACCGCCATCCCCCTTTCGGCCAGCCTCGGCGACAATGTCTCCACCCCCTCGGAGAAGCTCGCCTGGTACCGCGGGCCGACGCTAATCGAGCATCTGGAACAGGTCGCGGTCGACAATCCCCGCCTCGCCCGTCCCCTGCGCTTGCCGATCCAGCTGGTGACGCGTGTGGACGCCGATCAGCGCTTCTATGCCGGCACGATCGAGACGGGCGTGCTCGCAGCGGGTCAGGAAGTTGTCGTCGCCTGCTCGGGGCGCAGGACGACGATTGCCCGGATCGTCAGTTCCGACGGCGACAAGACCAGTGCTGAGGCTGGTGACGCGGTGATGATCGCGCTCGCTGACAATGTCGATCTTGCACGTGGCGATTTGCTGGTTGCCCCCCGGGATCGTCCTGTCGTCGCCGACCAGTTCGCCGCCCATGTCGTCTGGATGAGCGACATCCGCCTGTTGCCGGGCCGTTCGTATCTGATGAAGATCGGCACGCGGACGTTGCCGGTGACAGTCTCCGAGCTCAAGCACCGGGTGGAGATCGACGGTCTTACCCACATCGCCGCGAAAACGCTTGGCCTCAACGAAATCGGCTACTGCAATCTTTCGGTCTCCATGCAGATCGCGTTCGACGCGTTTTGCGACAATCCGGGCACCGGCAGCTTCGTCCTCATCGATCGCCGCACCAATGCGACATTGGGCGCCGGCATCATCGACTTCGCGCTCCGGCGTGCGACAAACGTCCACCATCAGGAACTCACCGTCACCAAGACGGCGCGCGCCGCGCTGAAGCATCAGAGGCCGGCGGTCATCTGGTTCACCGGACTGTCCGGCGCGGGAAAATCGACGATCGCCAACATCGTGGAAATCAAGCTGCACTCCCGCGGGCTGCACACCACCTTGCTCGATGGCGACAATGTCCGGCATGGTCTCAATAAGAACCTCGGCTTCACCGACGTCGACCGGATCGAAAACATCCGGCGTGTCGGCGAGGTCGCCAAGCTGATGGTGGATGCCGGATTGATCGTGCTGTGCTCCTTCATCTCGCCGTTCCAGGCGGAAAGAGACATTGTCCGCTCGCTGGTCGACAGCTCCGAGTTTCTCGAGGTCTTCGTCGACGCGCCACTGGAAACCTGCATCGCGCGCGATCCCAAGGGGCTCTACAAACGCGCGCTGGCGGGAGAACTTCGAAACTTCACCGGCATTGACCAGGCCTACGAGCGTCCGTCGAACCCGGAAATCGCGCTGATGGCCGGCGGATCGACGCCCGATCGCCTGGCCGACGAGGTTATCAGGACTCTTGAGGAGCGCGGAATCGTGTCGGCCTGGTAA
- a CDS encoding HAD-IIIA family hydrolase — translation MYLQDGIGTWAEKIEQTDFTGRPALFLDRDGVVVEEVDFLHRAEDIQLTPGIAPAIAQANALGVAVVIVTNQSGIARGRFGWAEFQSVQDALIARLTDAGAHVAAVFACGYHGIGKGTLGIADHPWRKPAPGMLVAAAEMLHVDLPSSWIIGDRVSDLEAGFRAGLPGGTLVVSGYGRGQTDLFEQARQKWLGRYTGLLQETAAQAITDRLDGLRDER, via the coding sequence TTGTATCTGCAAGACGGTATCGGCACCTGGGCTGAGAAGATCGAACAGACCGACTTCACCGGCCGCCCCGCTCTGTTCCTGGACCGAGACGGCGTCGTGGTGGAGGAGGTCGATTTTCTGCATCGCGCCGAGGATATCCAACTGACCCCGGGAATTGCGCCGGCCATTGCCCAAGCCAATGCGCTCGGCGTCGCCGTGGTAATTGTCACAAACCAATCGGGCATCGCGCGCGGCCGTTTCGGCTGGGCAGAGTTTCAAAGCGTCCAGGATGCGCTGATCGCAAGACTGACCGATGCCGGCGCCCATGTCGCTGCGGTCTTTGCCTGCGGCTATCACGGCATCGGAAAGGGCACGCTGGGGATCGCCGACCACCCTTGGCGCAAGCCAGCGCCGGGAATGCTGGTGGCAGCGGCTGAAATGCTGCACGTCGATCTCCCCTCTTCCTGGATCATCGGTGACCGTGTCAGCGATCTGGAGGCCGGTTTCCGGGCGGGGTTGCCGGGCGGCACGCTGGTGGTGAGTGGATACGGCCGAGGACAGACGGATCTCTTCGAGCAAGCGCGGCAGAAATGGCTCGGCCGTTACACCGGACTGCTCCAGGAAACGGCAGCGCAGGCGATTACGGATCGTCTCGACGGCTTGCGCGATGAACGGTAG
- a CDS encoding calcium-binding protein, whose translation MIAEEFNGQQESVTTLAGGQMATITGTSFGNVFNVTDTQSLALNYALGVHSVTVGARTFVYTAGYYDSGVSVFELGAAGQLTFVQTIGDTNSTALDGAANFASVSINGTSYLYVSGAEDSGISVFQVGSDGTLSLKQSVFDDATLEISGTEGRMSIATVGGNSYLVATGFDDYGISTFRINSNGSITPTDSVDDSSSSLNELYGAYSTATAVVGGNTFVFAAGYYDDGVTSFSLDANGQLTYADSVSDSATLQLSGAHGLATAVVQGTTYLFASGAHDDGISVFSVNSSGQLSNVFNIDDTGALGLDGASGLQTFQFGGQSFLAVVGQNDSAIGYFLISASGALTSVATLFDSAATELYGAANVTFAEVGGSSFLVATGLYDDGVSVFEIGGGNDTLTGTNSDDIMRGRGGADILDGLAGSDLMDGGTGGDLMRGGTGNDSYSVDNIGDDVIEFANEGSDVVYASVSFDLTANVESIVMQGTADIGTNGNALNNHIYGNSGNNYINGAGGSDLMSGGAGNDVYAVDSAGDQIIEAANGGTDTMYINLTYNMVPQVENLIMSGTGNLNTIGNGLSNTISGNSGNNVIDGGAGGDTIFGRAGGDALAGGQGADTISGNEGNDVIYGGTEGDLINGGANNDTISGNDGNDFIYGDDAGSANFGDTLNGNAGADSIFGFGGNDTIWGGADGDSLRGGDGGDTLRGEGGNDYLYGEGGADAFQYTARDFDTDQIFDFQNGVDKIQMSQSIFANYAAVMASSQQIGGDVLIDAGSGDRIALKNFSLANLTADDFIFY comes from the coding sequence ATGATCGCTGAAGAGTTCAATGGACAACAGGAGTCGGTGACGACGCTGGCGGGAGGGCAGATGGCAACAATTACCGGAACGAGCTTTGGCAACGTGTTCAATGTCACGGACACGCAGTCGCTTGCGCTGAATTACGCCCTCGGCGTGCATTCGGTCACTGTCGGGGCACGGACCTTCGTTTACACCGCAGGCTACTACGACAGCGGGGTCTCGGTTTTCGAACTCGGCGCTGCGGGTCAATTGACCTTCGTCCAGACGATCGGGGACACCAATTCGACGGCACTGGATGGGGCCGCAAATTTTGCGTCCGTCTCCATCAATGGAACATCCTATCTTTACGTCAGCGGCGCGGAGGATTCTGGCATCAGCGTATTTCAGGTGGGCAGTGACGGAACGCTCTCGCTCAAGCAGAGTGTTTTCGACGACGCGACGCTTGAAATCTCTGGAACCGAGGGGCGAATGTCCATCGCGACGGTCGGCGGCAACTCGTATCTCGTTGCAACGGGATTTGATGACTACGGCATCAGCACGTTTCGCATCAACTCGAACGGGTCGATTACGCCGACGGACTCCGTCGATGATTCCAGCAGCAGCCTCAACGAGTTGTACGGAGCCTATTCCACTGCGACGGCTGTCGTCGGCGGCAATACTTTTGTGTTCGCCGCCGGGTACTACGATGATGGCGTCACCAGTTTCTCACTGGATGCCAACGGGCAGCTGACCTACGCCGACAGCGTCTCGGACAGTGCGACGCTTCAACTCAGTGGAGCCCACGGTCTCGCGACTGCGGTCGTCCAGGGGACGACCTACCTATTTGCGTCCGGCGCCCACGACGACGGGATCAGTGTCTTCTCCGTCAATTCCAGCGGACAGTTGTCGAATGTGTTCAACATCGACGATACCGGGGCACTCGGTCTCGACGGCGCGTCCGGCCTCCAGACGTTCCAGTTCGGCGGTCAGAGCTTCCTCGCCGTCGTCGGCCAGAACGACAGCGCCATCGGGTACTTCCTGATCTCAGCCAGCGGCGCGCTCACATCCGTCGCGACCTTGTTCGACAGCGCCGCGACCGAACTCTATGGGGCCGCCAATGTGACGTTCGCCGAAGTGGGCGGCTCGTCCTTCCTCGTTGCCACCGGCCTCTACGACGACGGCGTCTCGGTCTTCGAAATCGGTGGCGGAAACGACACGCTGACGGGCACCAATAGCGACGACATCATGAGAGGAAGGGGTGGGGCGGACATTCTCGACGGCCTCGCTGGCAGCGACCTGATGGACGGTGGCACGGGCGGCGACCTGATGCGCGGCGGTACCGGCAACGACAGCTATTCCGTCGACAATATTGGCGACGATGTCATCGAATTTGCCAATGAGGGTAGTGATGTCGTCTACGCATCGGTCAGTTTCGATCTCACCGCCAATGTCGAATCGATCGTCATGCAGGGTACCGCCGATATCGGTACCAATGGCAACGCGCTCAACAACCATATCTACGGCAACTCAGGCAACAACTACATTAACGGCGCGGGCGGCAGCGACTTGATGTCGGGCGGCGCCGGCAATGATGTCTATGCGGTCGACAGCGCTGGTGACCAGATCATCGAGGCGGCCAATGGCGGCACCGACACCATGTACATCAACCTGACATACAACATGGTGCCCCAAGTCGAAAATCTAATCATGAGTGGTACCGGCAACCTCAATACCATTGGCAACGGCCTTTCCAACACCATCAGCGGCAATAGCGGCAACAACGTGATTGACGGCGGCGCTGGCGGCGACACGATTTTCGGGCGGGCCGGTGGCGACGCGTTGGCGGGCGGACAGGGCGCCGACACCATCTCCGGCAACGAGGGCAACGACGTCATCTATGGAGGAACCGAGGGAGACCTGATTAACGGCGGGGCGAACAACGATACGATCTCGGGGAATGACGGCAACGATTTCATCTACGGCGACGACGCCGGCAGCGCCAACTTTGGCGACACCCTGAACGGCAACGCCGGCGCCGACTCGATTTTCGGCTTCGGCGGCAACGATACGATCTGGGGCGGAGCGGACGGGGACTCGCTGCGGGGCGGCGATGGCGGCGATACGCTGCGCGGCGAAGGCGGCAATGACTATCTCTATGGCGAGGGCGGCGCCGACGCGTTTCAGTACACGGCCCGCGATTTCGACACCGACCAGATTTTCGACTTCCAGAACGGCGTCGACAAGATCCAGATGTCGCAATCGATCTTCGCCAACTACGCTGCCGTCATGGCCTCCTCGCAGCAGATCGGGGGCGACGTCCTGATCGATGCGGGTTCCGGCGACAGGATCGCACTAAAGAACTTCTCGCTCGCCAATCTCACCGCGGATGATTTCATCTTCTATTGA
- a CDS encoding winged helix-turn-helix domain-containing protein yields MALEISDRYSAGELRAMARRERNGRVASRMLALANALDGMSRADAARAAGMDRQTLRDWVVRYGADGVAGLQDRPKGHPAPRLTEGELAALSNVIFRGPDPEKDGISTWTLSELCRWIGSHLGKSLHPASLSRILRQNDFSRQKTRPSHPAKDPKAQERFKKRGSARP; encoded by the coding sequence ATGGCTCTGGAGATCAGCGACAGATATTCGGCAGGTGAGCTTCGGGCAATGGCCCGGCGGGAAAGGAACGGCCGTGTGGCGAGCCGGATGCTGGCGCTCGCCAACGCGTTGGACGGGATGAGCCGAGCGGATGCGGCGCGGGCCGCCGGCATGGATCGCCAGACGCTGCGCGACTGGGTGGTTCGCTATGGGGCCGACGGCGTGGCCGGACTGCAAGATCGGCCCAAGGGCCATCCTGCGCCGCGGCTGACGGAGGGCGAGTTGGCGGCGCTGTCGAACGTCATCTTCCGCGGCCCCGATCCCGAGAAGGACGGCATCTCGACCTGGACCCTGTCGGAACTGTGCCGCTGGATCGGGTCGCACCTCGGCAAGAGCCTGCACCCTGCCAGCCTGTCGCGTATCCTTCGACAAAATGACTTCTCGCGACAGAAGACGCGGCCAAGCCATCCCGCCAAAGATCCCAAAGCGCAGGAGCGCTTCAAAAAAAGGGGCTCCGCGAGGCCCTAA
- the cysD gene encoding sulfate adenylyltransferase subunit CysD codes for MTEPLSPRLRALESEAMFILREVAAEFRKPVMLYSVGKDSSVLLHLALKAFYPAKLPFPLLHVDTTWKFREMISFRDEAVRRAGVELRVHVNQRGIEEGISPIASGSNIHTQVMKTEALRQALDAGGYDAAFGGARRDEEKSRAKERVLSHRSAGHGWDPRNQRPELWRLYNTRIAEGESVRAFPLSNWTELDVWHYIRAEGIPVVPLYFARERPVLHRDGALIVRDDERLPLRPGETPELLSVRFRTLGCYPLTGAMPSTAATLDDIIDEMQSSRRSEREGRLIDSDGGDSMEKKKREGYF; via the coding sequence ATGACGGAGCCTCTTTCGCCGCGCCTGAGGGCGCTCGAGTCGGAAGCCATGTTCATATTGCGCGAGGTCGCCGCCGAATTCCGCAAGCCGGTGATGCTCTATTCCGTTGGCAAAGACTCAAGTGTCCTCCTGCATCTTGCGCTCAAGGCCTTCTACCCGGCCAAGCTGCCTTTTCCGCTTCTGCACGTCGACACCACGTGGAAGTTCCGGGAGATGATCAGTTTCCGTGACGAGGCGGTGCGCCGGGCGGGCGTCGAGCTTCGTGTCCACGTCAACCAACGCGGCATCGAGGAGGGGATTTCGCCGATCGCCTCGGGTTCTAATATCCACACCCAGGTGATGAAGACGGAGGCACTGCGCCAGGCCCTCGATGCAGGCGGCTACGATGCCGCCTTCGGTGGCGCCCGCCGCGACGAGGAAAAGAGCCGCGCCAAGGAGCGGGTTCTCTCCCACCGCTCGGCCGGCCACGGCTGGGACCCGCGCAATCAGCGCCCAGAACTCTGGCGCCTCTACAATACCCGCATCGCCGAGGGTGAATCCGTTCGGGCCTTTCCTCTCTCGAACTGGACCGAGCTCGACGTCTGGCACTACATCCGGGCAGAAGGCATCCCGGTCGTGCCACTGTATTTCGCAAGGGAACGGCCGGTCCTGCATCGCGACGGCGCGCTCATCGTCCGCGACGACGAACGCCTGCCCCTTCGGCCGGGAGAGACGCCCGAGCTCCTGAGCGTGCGTTTCCGCACGCTCGGCTGCTATCCCCTGACGGGTGCCATGCCTTCCACGGCGGCGACGCTCGACGATATCATCGACGAGATGCAGTCGTCGCGGCGGTCGGAGCGCGAAGGTCGGCTGATCGACAGTGACGGGGGAGACTCGATGGAAAAGAAGAAACGCGAGGGCTACTTCTGA
- a CDS encoding IS3 family transposase (programmed frameshift), which produces MTKRPRRNHSPTFKAKVALAAVRGEKTLAELAQQFDVHPNQITQWRSQLLEGAAGVFGSETTAIAAAPVIDVKTLHAKIGELTLANDFLGRRARQGRTVAERKTMIDRSHPLPVAGQARELGISRGSVYYLPRAVSAADLALMRRIDELHLEYPFAGSRMLRDLLTLEGIVVGRLRVATLMKRMAIEAIYRRPNTSKPAPGHKIYPYLLRKLPVMRPNQVWAMDITYIPMARGFVYLAAVVDWFSRRVLSWRLSISMQADFCIEAVEEALARFGKPEIFNTDQGSQFTSIDFTKVLLDREIKISMDGKGAWRDNVFVERLWKSVKYEEVYLRAYETVSHARASLARYLDFYNGGRPHSSLGRKTPDHAYFNQPLLAAA; this is translated from the exons ATGACCAAGAGACCGAGGCGGAACCACAGCCCTACCTTCAAAGCAAAGGTGGCGCTGGCAGCAGTGCGCGGCGAGAAGACGCTGGCCGAATTGGCGCAGCAGTTCGACGTGCATCCCAATCAGATCACGCAGTGGCGCTCTCAGCTTCTGGAGGGCGCCGCCGGAGTTTTCGGATCAGAAACGACCGCAATCGCCGCCGCCCCAGTCATCGACGTGAAGACGCTGCATGCCAAGATCGGGGAGCTGACATTGGCCAACGATTTTTTGG GAAGGCGCGCTCGACAAGGCCGGACTGTTGCCGAGCGCAAGACGATGATCGACCGCTCCCATCCTCTGCCGGTTGCCGGGCAGGCACGCGAACTCGGCATCAGCCGGGGAAGCGTCTACTACCTGCCACGCGCTGTCTCTGCCGCCGATCTCGCACTCATGCGACGGATAGACGAACTGCATTTGGAATATCCCTTCGCCGGCAGCCGCATGCTTCGCGACCTCTTGACTTTGGAGGGCATTGTTGTCGGCCGCCTGCGTGTCGCAACGCTGATGAAGCGGATGGCGATTGAGGCGATCTACCGTCGGCCGAACACGTCAAAGCCGGCGCCGGGCCACAAGATCTATCCCTATCTCCTGCGCAAGCTGCCGGTGATGCGGCCGAACCAGGTCTGGGCGATGGACATTACCTACATCCCGATGGCCCGCGGCTTCGTCTATCTCGCCGCCGTCGTCGACTGGTTCAGCCGGCGGGTGCTGAGCTGGCGGCTTTCGATCTCGATGCAGGCGGACTTCTGCATCGAGGCGGTGGAGGAGGCCTTGGCCCGTTTTGGGAAACCCGAAATCTTCAACACGGATCAGGGCTCGCAGTTCACCAGCATCGACTTCACGAAGGTCCTGTTGGACAGGGAGATCAAGATCAGCATGGACGGCAAGGGCGCCTGGCGCGACAACGTCTTCGTCGAGCGGCTCTGGAAATCAGTGAAATACGAGGAGGTCTATCTCCGGGCCTATGAGACGGTCAGCCATGCCCGGGCCTCGCTCGCCCGATACCTCGACTTCTACAACGGCGGACGCCCGCACTCGAGCTTGGGCCGGAAGACCCCGGACCACGCCTACTTCAACCAGCCGCTTCTCGCAGCGGCATAA
- a CDS encoding glycosyltransferase family A protein has protein sequence MMLSVVLPNFNHAQFLPFALDALLAQQRPADEIIIVDDASTDESLEILGRYAQNSRGRIRILSNCTNLGALGALQRGLDAALGRYVYFAAADDYVLPGFFTLALSRLEEHPSAGLFCGDAILLDGEDGRVLGHRPAVRPLRQGGAMGPGDVADRLRTADNFILTGSAIIRRDAIVSRGGFDLRAGSFADGVLARKIALGEGMVYEPRPMAAWNVFREGYSRTTALDPAMAEQALHDLPQLLSEDPEIPAWYPAFFQRRWRFAAARVAIEESSDPGDLLRQLVGASAIDRVVIAAYCCAPRMPPAQWLMLAWLQLRLRPYRLVDLVLTALERRQQRKHKPFVRQDKPTEPGKSGS, from the coding sequence ATGATGCTGTCGGTCGTGCTGCCGAACTTCAACCACGCGCAGTTCCTGCCGTTCGCGCTCGATGCCCTCCTCGCCCAGCAGCGCCCTGCCGACGAGATCATCATCGTCGACGACGCTTCCACCGACGAAAGCTTGGAAATTCTCGGGCGCTACGCGCAGAACTCCCGCGGCCGAATTCGAATTCTCAGCAACTGCACCAATCTGGGAGCCCTTGGCGCCCTGCAGCGCGGGCTGGATGCAGCCCTTGGCCGATACGTCTATTTCGCCGCCGCCGACGACTACGTCCTGCCCGGCTTCTTCACCCTGGCACTCTCGCGCCTCGAAGAGCACCCGAGCGCAGGGCTGTTCTGCGGCGACGCGATTCTCCTGGATGGCGAGGATGGTCGTGTACTCGGTCACCGTCCTGCGGTCCGGCCGCTGCGCCAAGGCGGGGCGATGGGGCCAGGCGATGTGGCCGACCGGCTTCGCACGGCGGATAACTTCATCCTGACCGGCAGCGCCATCATCCGCCGTGATGCCATTGTTTCCCGCGGCGGGTTCGACCTGCGCGCCGGATCCTTCGCGGACGGTGTCCTGGCGCGCAAGATCGCCCTCGGCGAAGGCATGGTCTACGAGCCCCGTCCGATGGCAGCCTGGAACGTCTTTCGCGAGGGCTATTCCCGCACCACTGCCCTCGACCCGGCCATGGCCGAGCAAGCGCTGCATGATCTGCCGCAACTCCTGTCCGAGGATCCCGAAATTCCCGCCTGGTATCCCGCTTTCTTTCAGCGACGCTGGCGGTTCGCGGCGGCGCGGGTGGCGATCGAGGAGTCGTCCGATCCAGGCGACCTCCTCCGGCAACTGGTCGGTGCAAGCGCAATCGACCGCGTGGTGATCGCAGCGTACTGCTGCGCACCTCGGATGCCACCGGCGCAATGGCTGATGCTCGCTTGGCTGCAGCTGCGGCTTCGACCTTATCGCCTCGTCGACCTCGTGCTGACGGCGCTGGAGCGCCGTCAGCAGCGGAAACACAAGCCTTTCGTCCGGCAGGATAAGCCCACGGAGCCAGGGAAATCAGGATCATGA
- a CDS encoding M10 family metallopeptidase C-terminal domain-containing protein, with protein MSMHAADPASILKGLSPWLDGAGPVLSAPPMISVNDTIRQLRTNWIDGTQATFDWGSVSSIDYYVGGTPYSSSSGENSYVTPMTSLMQSRAVLSFELWDDLIAVSLNPATSAASNQIQFEYATNTINSGTYAKILNAQDVGENIYNADRYVMARSEIWLNSGWTSHNTDGDMYFGGYGLKTYIHEIGHSLGLSHPGAYDASQGSFSYDTSAEYSNDTRQYSVMSYFGGYNVGTGWSTDYGDYYSSTPMIDDISAVQAIYGADMTTRSGNTVYGWGSTADRAVFDFAAYGSDVPIFAIWDGGGIDTINASGSNQNQRIDLTAGNYSSTGGHIANIAIARNVVIENAIGGGGNDVLTGNAANNSLTGGVGGDSLYGLGGTDTIVGGIGNDFIYGGSDRDLLNGGVGNDTVSAGDGNDLVYGDDSGTADYGDNIDGGAGSDALYGFGGADRIYGGADADSIFGGAGADTLLGQAGNDVVQAGTEGDLINGGIGNDSLSGNEGNDFIYGDDPGTANYGDNVDGGAGADSIFGFGGNDVLWGGAEGDSLRGGDGNDTLRGMGGNDYLYGEGGADVFQYVSAGFAVDQLFDFQNGIDLIQIGVSIFADFAAVSASALQVGADVLIDAGDGDKLAIKGFSLANLTADDFLFF; from the coding sequence ATGAGCATGCATGCGGCTGACCCAGCAAGCATCCTGAAAGGACTTTCACCGTGGCTAGACGGGGCCGGACCCGTTCTCAGCGCGCCGCCTATGATCAGCGTAAACGACACGATCCGGCAGCTTCGTACCAATTGGATTGACGGAACCCAGGCCACATTCGATTGGGGGTCCGTATCCTCGATCGACTACTACGTCGGTGGCACGCCCTATTCGAGCAGCTCGGGCGAAAATAGTTACGTAACGCCCATGACAAGCCTGATGCAGTCGCGGGCGGTTTTGAGCTTCGAGCTTTGGGACGACCTGATCGCCGTCTCGCTGAATCCTGCGACCTCTGCCGCTTCGAACCAGATACAGTTTGAATATGCAACCAACACCATAAACAGCGGCACATATGCAAAAATCCTGAACGCTCAGGATGTTGGAGAAAATATTTATAACGCCGATCGCTACGTGATGGCGCGAAGCGAGATCTGGTTGAATTCCGGTTGGACGTCACACAACACCGACGGCGACATGTATTTTGGCGGATACGGGCTCAAGACCTATATCCACGAAATCGGCCATAGCCTTGGTCTGTCGCATCCCGGCGCATACGATGCCTCCCAGGGCTCTTTCAGTTACGACACGAGCGCGGAGTACAGCAACGACACCCGACAGTATTCAGTGATGTCGTATTTTGGTGGCTACAATGTCGGCACTGGCTGGAGTACCGATTACGGCGACTACTACTCTTCGACGCCTATGATCGACGATATCTCTGCGGTGCAGGCAATCTACGGCGCGGATATGACGACGCGCAGCGGAAACACGGTCTATGGGTGGGGATCGACGGCAGATCGCGCAGTCTTCGACTTTGCCGCCTATGGCAGCGACGTTCCGATCTTCGCGATCTGGGACGGTGGCGGTATCGACACCATCAACGCATCCGGGTCAAACCAAAACCAGCGGATCGACCTGACGGCTGGCAACTATTCGAGCACGGGTGGCCACATCGCCAATATCGCCATCGCTCGCAACGTCGTCATCGAAAATGCGATAGGCGGCGGTGGAAACGACGTGCTGACCGGAAATGCCGCGAACAACTCTCTCACCGGCGGCGTTGGTGGGGATTCGCTCTATGGTCTTGGGGGAACCGACACGATCGTGGGGGGCATCGGCAACGACTTCATCTACGGCGGCAGCGATCGGGACCTTCTCAACGGTGGCGTCGGCAACGATACAGTCTCCGCCGGCGATGGGAACGATCTCGTCTACGGCGATGATTCCGGAACCGCTGACTACGGCGACAACATCGACGGCGGCGCCGGTTCCGACGCTCTCTACGGGTTCGGCGGCGCTGACAGGATCTATGGTGGCGCCGACGCCGACAGCATCTTCGGAGGGGCCGGAGCCGACACGCTGCTGGGACAGGCTGGCAACGACGTCGTCCAGGCTGGCACCGAAGGAGACCTTATAAACGGCGGCATCGGCAATGATAGCCTGTCCGGTAACGAAGGAAATGACTTCATCTACGGAGACGATCCCGGCACCGCCAACTACGGCGACAATGTCGACGGGGGAGCCGGCGCAGACTCCATCTTCGGGTTTGGCGGCAACGATGTTCTGTGGGGCGGGGCGGAGGGCGACTCGCTCCGCGGTGGCGACGGAAATGACACTCTGCGCGGCATGGGGGGTAACGACTACCTCTACGGTGAAGGCGGTGCCGATGTCTTCCAGTATGTCAGTGCCGGCTTCGCCGTCGATCAATTGTTCGACTTTCAGAACGGCATCGATTTGATCCAGATAGGCGTCTCGATCTTCGCCGACTTTGCCGCAGTCAGTGCCTCGGCCCTGCAGGTCGGGGCCGACGTCTTGATCGACGCCGGAGACGGCGACAAACTGGCGATCAAAGGCTTCTCTCTGGCCAACCTGACCGCGGACGATTTCCTGTTCTTCTAG